Below is a window of Candidatus Acidiferrales bacterium DNA.
CCACCGCGTCGGCGTAAGCCAGCAGCCGCTTTTCGCCAATCTGCTCTTCCAGCACCCGCTCCACCAGGCGCTCTCGGGCCATCTCCATCAGCCGCTGCCGCCAACGCTCTCTTTGCCGCGTATCGCGCCGGGCTGGCGATGCAAAGTGAGCCCGATAGCCCTCGATCGAAGCGGCCAGCTCCTCCACCCCCTTGTTTTCCGTCGCCACCGTCGGCACCACCGGCGGTGTCCAACCCTCGCGCGTTCCGGCAAACGACAGCATTGCCCTGATCTGTTGCTCCAGCCGGGCGGCGTTTGGCAAGTCGGCTTTGTTGATGACAAAGATGTCGCTGATCTCCATCAACCCAGCCTTGAGTGTCTGAACATCGTCGCCCATTCCCGGCACCATCAAGACGAGCGTGCAGTCGGCCAGCCGGACGATCTCTACTTCATCCTGACCTACCCCGACCGTCTCAATCAGGATTACGTCCTTGCCGGCCGCTTCCAGGATCAAAGCGACATCCGCCGATGTCCGCGCCAGGCCGCCCAGGTAGCCGCGCGTCGCCATGGAGCGGATATAGATACCGGCGTCGGTCGAGTGTCGCTGCATGCGGATGCGATCGCCCAGGATGGCGCCGCCCGTGAAGGGGCTGCTCGCGTCCACCGCAATGATGCCAACGCGCCTGCCTTGTTTGCGGTACGCCGCCGCCAGGCGGTC
It encodes the following:
- the meaB gene encoding methylmalonyl Co-A mutase-associated GTPase MeaB; the protein is MDSSEAPTLQIQDWVEQIRSGEMRAISRAISAVENGEPEALEILRQLFPHTGKGYLIGVTGSPGTGKSSLVDRLAAAYRKQGRRVGIIAVDASSPFTGGAILGDRIRMQRHSTDAGIYIRSMATRGYLGGLARTSADVALILEAAGKDVILIETVGVGQDEVEIVRLADCTLVLMVPGMGDDVQTLKAGLMEISDIFVINKADLPNAARLEQQIRAMLSFAGTREGWTPPVVPTVATENKGVEELAASIEGYRAHFASPARRDTRQRERWRQRLMEMARERLVERVLEEQIGEKRLLAYADAVARRERDPYSIIEEILRQVGLSQQR